In Lactiplantibacillus pentosus, the sequence CGCAACTGGAATCGGCGCCGCTTCTGGCGTCGGTTGCGTGGCCACATCACTCGTCCCCACCAGCCAGTCTGGCGACACGTTGAGAACGCCCGCTAACGTCACGACCTTATCGTGTTTCGCGACATATTTGTTGCTCAACCACTGACTAATTGAAGAGCGCCCGATTCCCGTTTGCTTGGACAACTGGGCTGACGTCAGGTTCGCTTGTTGCATGGCTTGTTTTAATCGGTCTGCAAAAATTCCCATAATCTCGTCCTCCTAGTGCAACGGGTCCCATGCGGGCAGCCGTTGCGCGCGTTCGTTGACTAACACTTGAAATTCTGGTGCTAAGAACTGTTTGTGGACCACCACTTCATAGACGTAGGCGTCAAACCAATCTTGGCTCATCACGAAGTAGCCCTGTTTACCGACCTTTTCGCCCCAACTATTCTCGACTTTCCACTTGGTTGGCGTATCTGCCACCAAATCAACACCGGTGAGCGTCATCGCATGACTGACCTCACCGTCGCCAGTCAATAGCCGTTGGGCCTTGGTCAAATGGTCGTTGACCCCGAATAACTGCCCCGTTTCAAACAAGTGGGCATCCAGATACCCGGTCTGGCGATCCATCTGCCGCAAGACATCGTTGCCGAACCAGACCGTCTCGCCGGCCTTCAATTGCTGTACCGCAACATCCGTCAGGACCCCCATATCGACGTTCAAGAATTCGATTGGTTTACCACCGATGACGTTATCTTCGTCAGGCAGGCTGTATAAGCGATTGAACGGCTTATCAGGCGAGTTCGTCACGACAACGTAATCATCCAGGTCAGTGTCAAAATAATCTTGATAGAATTGTTGCGGCGTCAGATCCGTCAGCCGATGATACTGCTGATCATCGTCGCGATAGGCCAAGTCAAAGCTAGTCGGCGGTTCACCGAAAGAATACGCCGTTATCCGGTAGACAGCCTGCAACATCGACTTTTCGAGTGATTGCAGCTCTGCCTCGTTAGCGCCGTCCATGACCAACTGCCGTAATTTCAAGCCGTCTTTGCGTAATTGCCGCGATAGCACAGCTTGAAAAGCAGCGGTATTTTCAGTGTTGAACGTTTCCGGCATCGCACTCGTTGGCACAACGCCGTACTTCTGAACTAAGCTCGCAGCCATCGCCCACTGACCACCATCTTCGCCAGGATTGTCGAACAAGAATTGGACTAAACGGTCGCTAATTGGCTGCCGCGCCGTTTGTTCAACGTTGCGATAAAACGTGTTGGCCCGTTCGATCTTATCCCAGAAAAATAAATAACTTTGTGACAATTCGAAATCCTTCACGTGATACTTCGTCGCGAATTTGTGTCGCAGGGTATTCAGTAACGAGAACTCCCAGCAGCGACCACTACTCTTTTGATTACTAACCTTACCTGTCGGAACTTCGATTGAAAACGTCCGGTCTAAGCGACTTGCCGCCTGATTATCAAAACTTGCGGCTTTGATGCCATTTTTGGTGATGGCGCGCGTTAGTACCGGCGCCATCCGATCATCTGCGTGCGTTGTCCGTAATGCGGCAAGCGCGGCGGGTGTTAATTCAGTTGCCATATTTACCAGCCTCCATTGTAGCCCTATTACCAGTTTAGCCTTCATTCTAGGCCTATTAGATAGCGATTTCAATTTAGATGCAAGTTTTTGTTTACTTTTCTGAATTTTATTAGTTATTTTATACAGGCACCATTTTTCAAATTAGTAATAATCACCAATAGACGCGTTTTGCTCGTTGTTATTAAGCCTGCATGCCAATAAAAAAAGGCGCTGCCCACCGTGAGCAACACCTGTTGATAATTAATAGCTGATTGAATTGACGTTGTGGCGCTTCGTACTACTGGAGTCCCAAAATGGCACCTTGACCACGCCGAGCACTTTGCTAGCGGGAACGAAGCCCCAGTAGCGACTGTCGTTGGAGACCGAGCGATGATCACCGAGCACAAAGTACGTGTTTTTCGGGACCTTGGTCGTCTTTAACCGCCAACTATAGCGCGTCGACAAGGTATTCAAGGTCCAGTTGGTCGTGCCCTGTGTCCGCTCATATTGACTAATGAACTGTTGCGGGACTAGCTTACCGTTCACATATAGCTTGCCGTTCTGAGACTTGACAGTATCGCCAGGCATCCCGACCACTCGTTTGACATACTTGACCGATTTCGACCGCGCATCTGGATCGACATGGTACGCATTAAATACGATCACGCTCAAATGCCGAATCTTGGCAGTCTTGACCACGGCGACCCGTTCATTATTATCCAGATTAGGTTCCATTGATGGGCCGTCCACCCGCACCATCGTAAATATATAATGGCGAATCACCATGGCGACCAGTAAGCCGACCACGATCGGTAACACCCAACTCATAATGCTTTTAACAGTTTTCATCCAACGTTCTCCCTTACCCCACGCTTAACCTTCAATTATTATAGTCCAATCGACACGGCTTGTCTGGAATCGATGACCCCTTTAAAAAGATTTTATAAGTTCACTAATGACGGCCGTCAATTAATTCCGATGTGTGGAAGTCGTTTGGCTGCAAACCAGCAGACCGGACGATCATCTTGCTACGGCTGAAAACATGGTTTGGCAATCACCACACCACGGGCTTTGACGTCAATTTCAGGTTAGCATCCGTAACCCCCGTAGCCCCGTTCAAACGAGAAATTAGCAGGCCCTTCCAATTCTAGTGCTTCGTCCGACAAACAGCCCTTTAGGCGAACGACAAAAAAGCCGTTCCAAGAATCACGCGGCACCCACGCACCAGTCATAATTCTTGAAACGACTTATTTTAGTTTTACATTAATTCTTGGTCTTTCGCACTAACTTTTGATTTTCGCACTGATTCCTAGCGCAAGCACCACTGATTCAACACGACCCAGAATTCAGGTCACCAGCGCTTATCAGCTTAAGCTTAGTCCTTAACCTTCGCAATCCGGCCCTGTTGAATGTAAACACTCAAGATTGCAATATCAGCGGGATTAACGCCACTGATTCGCGATGCTTGCGCAATCGTGGTCGGTTGAATCTTCTTCAGCTTTTGATGGGCTTCAGTCGCGAGACCGTCAATGGCGTCATAGTCGATCCGGTCTGGAATCTTCTTAGCTTCCATCTTCTTCAAACGTTCAACGCGTTCTTCCGCTTTTTCGATGTAACCTGCGTATTTGATTTGAATTTCAACTTGTTCAATGATGTGGCGTTCCAATGGTTCTGGCGCCGCTGGAATGAATTTCATCAAATCAGCGTACCGCACTTCTGGCCGCTTTAAGAAATCAGCAGCCAGAACCCCATCTTTCAGCTCACCAGAATTGTGGGCCCGTAAGAAGGCATTGACGTCATCGTTAGGTTTGATGCGGATTTTGCCCAAACGGTCAAGTTCGTCTTTGATTGCTTGCCGCTTTGCTTCAAAAGCCGCATACCGGTCGTCGTCAATCAAACCTAATTCACGACCCTTGTCCGTCAATCGTAAGTCAGCGTTATCGTGACGCAAGATCAACCGATATTCGGCCCGACTCGTTAACAGCCGGTAAGGTTCGTTGGTCCCCTTCGTTACCAGATCATCAATCATGACCCCGATGTAGGCATCGCTACGCTTCAAGGTGAATTGACCCCGGTCGAGTGCCCGCAAACCGGCGTTGATACCGGCCATCAAGCCTTGACCAGCGGCTTCTTCATAACCGGACGTCCCGTTCGTTTGACCAGCAGTATACAAGTTCTTGATGAGCTTCGTTTCCAGCGTGGCCTTTAATTGATAAGGGGCGACGACATCGTATTCGATCGCATAACCCGGCCGCATCATTTCAGCATCTTCCAACCCCTTGATGGAGTGTAAGATTCGTTGTTGAACTTCTTCTGGCATCGACGTTGACAACCCTTGAACGTACCATTCGTCCGTATTCCGGCCTTCTGGTTCCAAGAAGAGTTGGTGGCGCTTCTTATCCGCGAACCGCACGATTTTATCTTCGATCGATGGGCAGTAACGCGGACCGACACCTTCAATGACACCCGTAAACATCGGTGCCCGGTCTAAGTTTTCCCGAATGATCTTGTGCGTCGTCTCGTTGGTATACGTTAACCAGCAAGATAACTGGTGCTTTAAATCAAGGTAGTCTTCATCCTTCGTTTCAAAACTAAAGTGATGGGGTTCTGGATCACCGGGTTGTTCTTCGGTGACACTGTAATCGATCGTATTGCCATCGACCCGTGGTGGCGTCCCGGTCTTAAACCGTTCCAGCTTGAAGCCTAAGCGTTCCAAGTCACCGGATAGCTTCATTGCCGGTTGTGAGTTGTTTGGACCAGATGAATACATTAATTCACCAATGATGATTTTCCCACGCGCAGCCGTTCCAGTCGTCAACACGACACTCTTGGCACGATAATGGGCCCCCGTATTCGTGATGACCCCTTTGCAGACGCCATCTTCGACGATCAAACCATCAACGATGCCTTGGCGTAACGTCAGGTTAGGTTCACGTTCGATCGTATGCTTCATTTCTGAGTGGTACGCATGCTTATCAGCTTGGGCCCGCAATGCACGGACAGCGGGACCCTTACCCGTATTGAGCATCCGCATCTGAACGTAAGTCTTATCGATGTTGCGGCCCATCTCGCCACCTAACGCATCGATTTCACGAACAACGATCCCCTTCGCCGGGCCACCGACGGACGGGTTACATGGCATGAATGCCACCATATCCAGGTTAATGGTCATTAAAAGTGTCCGGTTTCCCATCCGGGCAGCGGCTAGTGCAGCTTCTGAACCGGCATGACCAGCACCAACGACGATCACATCATAGTCGCGGCCCTGATACTGCTTTACTTCTGTCATTACAATTTCCTCCTACCACTATTTACCCAAACAGAACTGGCTAAATAGCTGGTCTAATAATTCATCTTCATAGCTGTCCCCGGTAATTTGACCGAGAAATTCCCAGCAACGGGTCATGTCGATTTGGACCAAGTCCACTGGCATGCCAGCGGCCAAACCGGTCTGAACGTCTTGTAGCGCCTGTTTGGCTTGGTTAAGCAAACCAATGTGGCGGGCGTTCGTGACCATAACACTGTTTTGATTACTTTCGATGCCTTCACTGAAGAACATCTTGGCGATCCGTTGTTCCAATTGCGTCACGCCGCTCTGTTCGAGGACGGACATGCTCAACACGTCTTTGGGGTCCACGAATTTTGCAAGTTCAGCTTGGTCCAGCTGGGCGGGCAGATCCGTCTTGTTTAAGATCACGATCCGCTTCGACTGCGCTGTTTCTTGTAACAATTCTTGGTCCTCAGTGGTCAACGGCCGACTGCTGTCTAGGACTAATAGCACTAAATCGGCAGCGCCAATTGCTTTACGACTGCGTTCGACCCCAATTTTTTCGACTTTATCTTCAGTGTCGCGAATTCCGGCCGTATCGACCAGTTTGAGCGGCACCCCGCGAACATTGACGTATTCTTCGATAACATCACGAGTCGTCCCGGCAACATCCGTCACGATTGCCTTATCTTCGTGTAACAGATGATTGAGCAGACTTGATTTTCCGACATTTGGCCGGCCAATAATGGCGGTCGCTAGTCCTTCACGTAGGACTTTCCCTTGCTTCGCCGTCGCCAACAATTGGTCGATGCTCTGCGCAACTTCAGTGGCCTTTTCCTTCAGCATCTTGGTCGTCATCGTCTCGACCGCGTCGTATTCTGGATAATCGATATTAACTTCGACTTGAGCTAAAACGTCCAAAATATCCTGGCGTAAATGCCGGATCAGCTTCGACAAATCACCATCTAATTGGTTTAGGGCGACCTTCATGGATTTATCCGTCTTAGCGCGAATCAGATCCATAACGGCTTCCGCTTGTGACAAGTCCAACCGTCCATTTAAGAAGGCCCGTTTGGTAAATTCACCGGGTTCCGCCATCCGCGCACCGTGACTCAAAATCAGTTGTAAGATTTCGTTGGTCGCAACCAGGCCCCCGTGACAGTTGATTTCGACCACGTCTTCGCGGGTATAGGTCTTAGGTGCCCGCATCACAGACGCCATCACTTCATCGACTTCTTGATGGGTGTCCGGGTCAACAATGTGCCCATAGTTGATCGTATGGGATTTGACCTGACTCAGGTCCTTGCCCTTGAAAATCTGGGTGACCACGTTAAACGTCTGGTCCCCGCTAATCCGAATAATTGAAATACCACCTTCACCAGGCGGCGTTGAAATTGCCGCGATCGTATCAAATTCTGTGGTCGTTGGCATACCATCATGTCCTTTCTTGTCAGCGTTTCATCGCCTAATACCATACCAAATTTACTTACAATTAGTTAATAATATGTCCTAAAATGCAGAAAAAAAGCGCCTAGTCCACGCCACCTTAAAGCGTGGATAAAGCACTTTGACTACTTTATCTAAAAGATAAGAATGATTAACACCTACTATAATAGCTCACCCGGAGTTTGTCAAACGCCTGTTTGCGTTCACCGTTATGAACTATTTCCGAATCGCAACAACCACGGCGCGGTGCGGCTCCCGTCCCTCTGAAAAAGTTGTGACGTGATGGTTATTGGCCAATTCAGCGTGGATCAATTTGCGTTCAAACGACGGCATCGGGTCTAGGAAGACTTGCTTGCCAGTCGCAATTACTTCCCGCGCCGTACTTTCAGCTAAACGCTTCAAGGTCGCCACGCGCCGATCGCGATAATCATCGACATCCAAGACGACGTTGACGTGGGAAGCGCCGTGGTGATTCATATAGACTTGGGCGAGATCTTGCAACGCATTGATGGTGCGCCCATGCTTCCCAATCAGCAAGCCCTGTTTGGCGGTGTTGAAGTTCAACGTCGCGTACCGGTTGCCAAAATCAACATCGAGATCCGCGGCAATACCCAGTTGCTTGACGACTTCCAATAAGTAGGCACTCAAATCCCGAATCGCCGTTTCGTTAGCGGCTTGGCGGGCGGCAATTTCTGCCGGCGTCCGTGGCGTTGGGGCGGTTGCTGCGTCGTGCGCTGCTTTCGCTTTAGCCGGTTTGGCCTTGGGCGCTGCCGATTTAGCCGCCTTGCCATTGGTTTGGTGGTCGGCGTCCTGCGTATTCACCGCTTTAGTGGCTGCCACTTTAGTCGTCGTTTCGGTTTCAACGCCAGCTTGAGGCTTGCCAGCAGCACTCACTTTAGTTTCAACGTCCTGCACTTCAGTAGGCTGAGCGTTGGCTGAATGCCGTGTTGCGTCTGCCGGGGCAACCGTCTCATCCGCTAACCCAGCATCACCAGGAACGACGGGACCCGTGCTGACATCCGGGGTCACAATGGACTTAGCTGGCGACGTTTCAGCGGATGCGGGTGCTGATGACGTTGCTGGACGCTGAGGCGCCGCCGACTGGTCAGTCGTTTCAGCGGACTGCGGCTGTTCGGTTGCGCCCGCCGCTGCTGTGGAGGCCGGCACCGCCGTTATTTTAACTTGAGCCGGCTGTTTTCCCAGCCCTAAAAAGCCCTTCTTCGCTTCAGCAATGACTTCCACAGTCACCTGGTCGCGTGTTCGGTGCAGTTGTTTTAAACCGGCCGCAATTGCGGCCGCGACGGTATTACCTTCAAATACTGTCATGACTTAAATCCTCCTCGTTAACAATCC encodes:
- a CDS encoding helix-turn-helix domain-containing protein — encoded protein: MGIFADRLKQAMQQANLTSAQLSKQTGIGRSSISQWLSNKYVAKHDKVVTLAGVLNVSPDWLVGTSDVATQPTPEAAPIPVAVTPTPAVDPELVTLWEQLDQTQRAKLVKKAHKLLAKSQAKAQDPAPKKTSKKKKKKKGKKRK
- a CDS encoding C1 family peptidase; this encodes MATELTPAALAALRTTHADDRMAPVLTRAITKNGIKAASFDNQAASRLDRTFSIEVPTGKVSNQKSSGRCWEFSLLNTLRHKFATKYHVKDFELSQSYLFFWDKIERANTFYRNVEQTARQPISDRLVQFLFDNPGEDGGQWAMAASLVQKYGVVPTSAMPETFNTENTAAFQAVLSRQLRKDGLKLRQLVMDGANEAELQSLEKSMLQAVYRITAYSFGEPPTSFDLAYRDDDQQYHRLTDLTPQQFYQDYFDTDLDDYVVVTNSPDKPFNRLYSLPDEDNVIGGKPIEFLNVDMGVLTDVAVQQLKAGETVWFGNDVLRQMDRQTGYLDAHLFETGQLFGVNDHLTKAQRLLTGDGEVSHAMTLTGVDLVADTPTKWKVENSWGEKVGKQGYFVMSQDWFDAYVYEVVVHKQFLAPEFQVLVNERAQRLPAWDPLH
- the lepB gene encoding signal peptidase I — protein: MKTVKSIMSWVLPIVVGLLVAMVIRHYIFTMVRVDGPSMEPNLDNNERVAVVKTAKIRHLSVIVFNAYHVDPDARSKSVKYVKRVVGMPGDTVKSQNGKLYVNGKLVPQQFISQYERTQGTTNWTLNTLSTRYSWRLKTTKVPKNTYFVLGDHRSVSNDSRYWGFVPASKVLGVVKVPFWDSSSTKRHNVNSISY
- the mnmG gene encoding tRNA uridine-5-carboxymethylaminomethyl(34) synthesis enzyme MnmG, with the translated sequence MTEVKQYQGRDYDVIVVGAGHAGSEAALAAARMGNRTLLMTINLDMVAFMPCNPSVGGPAKGIVVREIDALGGEMGRNIDKTYVQMRMLNTGKGPAVRALRAQADKHAYHSEMKHTIEREPNLTLRQGIVDGLIVEDGVCKGVITNTGAHYRAKSVVLTTGTAARGKIIIGELMYSSGPNNSQPAMKLSGDLERLGFKLERFKTGTPPRVDGNTIDYSVTEEQPGDPEPHHFSFETKDEDYLDLKHQLSCWLTYTNETTHKIIRENLDRAPMFTGVIEGVGPRYCPSIEDKIVRFADKKRHQLFLEPEGRNTDEWYVQGLSTSMPEEVQQRILHSIKGLEDAEMMRPGYAIEYDVVAPYQLKATLETKLIKNLYTAGQTNGTSGYEEAAGQGLMAGINAGLRALDRGQFTLKRSDAYIGVMIDDLVTKGTNEPYRLLTSRAEYRLILRHDNADLRLTDKGRELGLIDDDRYAAFEAKRQAIKDELDRLGKIRIKPNDDVNAFLRAHNSGELKDGVLAADFLKRPEVRYADLMKFIPAAPEPLERHIIEQVEIQIKYAGYIEKAEERVERLKKMEAKKIPDRIDYDAIDGLATEAHQKLKKIQPTTIAQASRISGVNPADIAILSVYIQQGRIAKVKD
- the mnmE gene encoding tRNA uridine-5-carboxymethylaminomethyl(34) synthesis GTPase MnmE, which codes for MPTTTEFDTIAAISTPPGEGGISIIRISGDQTFNVVTQIFKGKDLSQVKSHTINYGHIVDPDTHQEVDEVMASVMRAPKTYTREDVVEINCHGGLVATNEILQLILSHGARMAEPGEFTKRAFLNGRLDLSQAEAVMDLIRAKTDKSMKVALNQLDGDLSKLIRHLRQDILDVLAQVEVNIDYPEYDAVETMTTKMLKEKATEVAQSIDQLLATAKQGKVLREGLATAIIGRPNVGKSSLLNHLLHEDKAIVTDVAGTTRDVIEEYVNVRGVPLKLVDTAGIRDTEDKVEKIGVERSRKAIGAADLVLLVLDSSRPLTTEDQELLQETAQSKRIVILNKTDLPAQLDQAELAKFVDPKDVLSMSVLEQSGVTQLEQRIAKMFFSEGIESNQNSVMVTNARHIGLLNQAKQALQDVQTGLAAGMPVDLVQIDMTRCWEFLGQITGDSYEDELLDQLFSQFCLGK
- the jag gene encoding RNA-binding cell elongation regulator Jag/EloR, whose product is MTVFEGNTVAAAIAAGLKQLHRTRDQVTVEVIAEAKKGFLGLGKQPAQVKITAVPASTAAAGATEQPQSAETTDQSAAPQRPATSSAPASAETSPAKSIVTPDVSTGPVVPGDAGLADETVAPADATRHSANAQPTEVQDVETKVSAAGKPQAGVETETTTKVAATKAVNTQDADHQTNGKAAKSAAPKAKPAKAKAAHDAATAPTPRTPAEIAARQAANETAIRDLSAYLLEVVKQLGIAADLDVDFGNRYATLNFNTAKQGLLIGKHGRTINALQDLAQVYMNHHGASHVNVVLDVDDYRDRRVATLKRLAESTAREVIATGKQVFLDPMPSFERKLIHAELANNHHVTTFSEGREPHRAVVVAIRK